Genomic window (Vidua macroura isolate BioBank_ID:100142 chromosome 3, ASM2450914v1, whole genome shotgun sequence):
GCACTTCCCAAATAAGGGAAGGCTTCCTCCCCAAGGTAGAGTCTGCTAATGAAATTACTGTAGAACCAAAatgcaggttgcccagagagaaGATTGTAGGATCCCTTTCCAGAAGGGTACTGAAATTGTATTAGGCAGCTACCTAAAGTAACTTAAAAATTGTCCTTGATATGCATGTGTAGTTGGGGAGTGGAGACCAGATAATGTCAAGAGATCCCTCTGACTCAAATTACTCAAGGATTTTATGAAGTTATAATTAATAGAAGATAAAGGAGTATACTGATAATTGTCTCATAATGTTAAGCTTAGGTAAAACTTTTAATGCCTCTAGTTAGTTACAGGACCAATTCATACTCTCTATGTACTTCATAGGTGGATATTGTTGTTGGAACTCCTGGAAGGTTGGATGACCTGGTCTCAACAGGGAAGATTAATTTATCTCAAGTTAGATTCCTGGTTCTGGATGAAGCTGTATGTAGAGAACTAAGTGCTACTTAAATGCACTATGATATTTGCAATAAAGTGAAACATGATTGTTCTATGGTATTTGATAATTCAGTGGAACAGTAGATACCTAGAGACTGTTCCACCTTTATCCTCTCATCGTTTGCCACTATAGTAACCTacttttccccccccccaccctcaTAGCCTCTCTGTTAAATCTCTTTGGAATTTTTCTGAtagaaaactgtatttcaaattatatttacaAAGTACTGAAGTCTATCCCTGCCACTGCAGGGAGCttgaaagacaaagacaaaatatAAGTGTTAGTTAACCCAGCAGGTCTTGAAACCAATGCATGTTGTATTCGATACGCTATGAAATAAGGGCATCTCTCTGATCTGTTGTAGTACATCTGAATATTCATAAAGATCAAATGCCTTGGGGTGTTAGCTAGGAGTAGCTGCTGAGCTTCTCAGCAGCTATAATGTAAGTGCTCCACCCAAaaatatgtgggtttttttctccttagtaAGAATATCTCTGCCATGCATTGACCTGTCCAGCTAATTAATAGCAAGAACTTCTGAGATTAGGCGTGTATTGCTTATCTAACTCAAGTGTAAAGACTGAGAAATGAGAGAGAAGATTTGCAGCTTCATCTCTTCTATTTCATCCCCACTCAGGATGGCCTTCTCCTCCAAGGTTATTCAGATTTCATAAACAGGATCCACAGTCAAATTCCTCAAATAACCTCAGATGGAAAGAGACTTCAGGTATAAAAtgtttgtggtttggggtttttttttgttgtgggtgtttttttgtttgttttgtttgcttaaatatttttgggGGTGTGTGGTATGCTGTGCTTTCAGTTGTTGACTATTATTTGGCATAGAGCATGCTTCTTTGGAGTTTTCAAAAGCTCTTGTCCAAAATGAACACGTGTTCAGTGAGTTCAGTAATTGcctgtgaaaatatttctagcATTCTAGATGTTGAAGCCTAGTGTTCAGCAGttttcaatttaatttgaattatttatatataaatatagcaAATGTGACTGAACACGTACTTCATGATTTCTAACGTATTAATAATCTTGGTTCATCAGCTTTCAATAATTTTGCATTCTTCCTACTAATTTTTTGGGTCTCTGCAACAGAATAGTTAAGCAACTTATTTTGTGTCTTGACTCTGCCAGCTGAGTGGTTCCTGTGATGAGGAAATCCAGATACTTGCTGTTTTGCTACATTATGCTATTCAACTACATAACATTCATCCAGTTCTACTCCTACCTTTTTGGACTGTGAGAATCTTATCTTCAGTAGTATCCATATGACTCTCCTATTCGCAGGTGATTGTGTGCTCTGCAACGCTGCATTCTTTTGATGTGAAAAAACTATCCGAAAAAATCATGCATTTTCCCACCTGGGTTGATTTGAAAGGAGAAGATTCTGTCCCTGAAACTGTACACCATGTAGTTGTGCCTGTAAATCCAAAAGCTGATAAACTCTGGGAAAGGCTCGGCAAGAATCATATCAGAGTAAGTGAAAATTGAGGTTATTTATTCATGTTTACTTATTTAACCTTCAGAAAGGGACCTAATATTGAAGGATCTTTGCTGGCTGTTGAAATAGCTTAATCTGAAATGGTTTGTTCCATGATAGTCATATCAGTGATGGCATAACACTGTTTCTCAACAGCTCAGTGTTACAAAAGCGACTGAGGAAGAGCTTGATAAGAGTAACAGTCTGATTTGCACTAAAGAACAATGGCATTGTGCTTTTCACAGCTAATGGTCTGTGGCCTAACTGTACTTAGTATCTCTTTTCTGACTTGTCAGGAGGGAATAAACCTGCCAAGGTGGATCATTTTCTAAGGTAGTTCTGTCTCCAACCCATGTGAGATGAGTAGTTTTTACAGGGATAGATTTCATATGAGACTGCATTTGAGATTCCAGATTCTACATTCACCTGACACCTATTCACGTGAAAAGGTGTTGGTTGTTCAGGCTCTCAGTATTCAAGTTCTGAATAACCTGgaaccatatttttttcttggcagCTCTAATGCAGTTACAAAGCTATAGGTTTTCTTAATCTCTTTGTCTTTGGAACCGCTGTCACATGTTAGTACCTTTTCATTAAGTCTTAGTGTGAGTTTATGTCTTTTGGATTTTAAGTTTATATCTGATTCAGCCTAGCATTggagaaaatataaagaattaCTATTTGTGTGATTTAACCATATTTTACAATATCTTTTAATTCAGGTTTGTTTGGGTGGTTTTAATTCTTCACTTTGTTCAAAGGTGTTTTCTTCCAGTGTCCACATAAATAGTTTTATTGCCCTTTCTTATGAAGAAGTTTTGTATGCTTAAATACAAGACTTTCCTTTAGCTAAAGGTAGGTAAACATGGCTGATGGGAGAACAAAATGCAAAGATTGCTTCTAAACTTCCTAATTACAAGTTAATAGAGTTAAGTATTTCTCTGTAAAGAGTGGGCTACTGACTTGGGGggcttctttgtttttcctagaCTGATGAAGTACATGCAAAAGACAATACACGACCTGGCGCTAACACTCCAGGTAATGAGCAGCACTAAGAAATAGTGACATTTTTGTACATGTTTTGAATTAAAGGTAAATTGTAGTAGATAATGGCCTTGAGTAATGTTCCTCCAAAATCTTATTTCTACATTCTCATAGTCCTGAAGAGAAATGTGTTTCTGTAATTGGGAAGTGGGAAAGAGacttgaatatttattttgtagctTTGTAGACAAGTGTTTGTTGGTGTGTATAAGAAACCTGCAAGTTCTGAGTGCTTTTATTCTTCCTGTATTGTATCACCTTGGAGCACGGGAGCATGGAGGGGAGAGATAGAAACTGAAGACTTAGCTTACTTGCTctaataaaaaaagtttaactGTCTACTTGAAGGTTAGAGAACTTCAAAAGTATGCAGTTCAAAGGTTCTTCATGTTTTTAAACTATTTGAGTGaaataacttctttattttcatttagaaatgtGGTCGGAAGCTATTAAAATTCTAAAAGGAGAATATACTGTTCGGGCAATCAAAGAACACAAGATGGATCAAGCCATTATCTTCTGCAGGACTAAAATAGATTGTGATAATATGGAGCAATACTTCATCCAACAGGGTGGAGGTAATATTTTCATGTCAACATTACTCAGTTCACTCTTCtcacttctgtgttttttcaaCACCAAATTTGTATGATAGAGGTCACCAGTCCTGGGTGACAAATAAAATTGTGCTTCAGTTTTTTTATGTACTGAGTGGGCATAAAATTCAGAGTTTTGTAGCAGGCAGCTGTAGGGGTGCCCTTTGTGAAAGAAAGCAATGGACAGTCTTGTGCCTGTTCCAGATAGTTCTGGAATGGATGGACCATCATGCACCAAAATTTGAACCACTAAGAAAATACATGGAGCCTCTGCTGAAACATAGTAGTAAAATTGATAGTTGATAAAGGCAAGAGACATAGGAAGAGATGTTCACACCTAAGAAGACATAGAAGgagaaatgtgaaagaaaacaaaggaacagTGGAGGGGATGTATGAGGAGAAAGGTGAAGATGAACATTTGTAGAAATGGGGAAATttagagcaggaaggaaggaaaaatgccTGCACAGATATGTACTcttgggaggagggagaaagagTGTTTAACTACTTGTCTTGCATATTTTTTCCGCCCCAATGCctgaaatttttttccagttctgtatGGTTCTGTGTCATAGCTTGTATGTGATgttattaatttatataaattctTTCAGGCCCTGATAGGAAGGGACATCAATTCTCATGTGTCTGTCTGCATGGTGATAGAAAACCtcaagaaagaaagcaaaacctgGAAAGATTTAAGGTGATGCAGCAGATTATTGAAGGCTTTTTCCTCACCTCCCAATATCTGAATTAATATGTTAATTTGTGTTCTTAGTTctccatttaaattaaattgcaCTCAAATGTTCTATGTCCCACTTCGTGAAATTGTGAGGCACGTTTTTTGTAGGTGGAAGTCTGTACTGGTAATCAGTATGACCTTTGTGAGTTTGAATCCAGAAGATAGTAGGCTtacttagaaataaaaacctAACTGTAAACTCTATAGTAATTACATTGTTTTTTCAAGTCTTCAGTACTTGGTTActtaaaaaagttaaaatattacAGTTTAGTTTTGATTAAGCCATTTGTTGATCTTTTGCTTGCCTTACgatgctggggaaagaaacAAGGATGTAATTCACCAAGCTATTTGTGCTTTATTTGAAGTGTTCCTAAATGTACAGAGACACTTCAAGGTGAAGTAAGTGCAAAGGACTATGATTTGACATTGCTTGAATTTAGCACAACACTTCATTAAAGCTCTGTTTTTGCAGAGGGGAGATGTCCGTTTCTTGATCTGCACAGATGTTGCTGCTAGAGGAATTGATATTCATGGTGTTCCATATGGTaagacataattttttaaacttaacCTGTTGAATTGCACTGGAGCTTCAACATATTGGCAGTCCTGTCCAgtagttaaaataaatatatgacCTATAGCATAATTTTAAGAGATGTAGATGTTAAAGGCTTAAACTAGGCAATATTTAGTTTGGTTGTTCACCATAAGTTCTCAAATACTTGATGTTCTGCATTTTTGAAAATTGTTAATTTGGTTTTCCATTCTTGCCAAAAAGTAATCAGGGAGAAAGCAGTTTGAGagtgagagcttttattgtggTTACAGGTTACACCTGTAACTGTTTGCGGTTATACCTGTAACTGTTGTAATAGACTATAAAGTATGTACATAGATTAAGGAGAGGAATTGCAGcaatcaaaataatattttaggtGTCTGACCTTAGctcatacattaaaaaaaaaatctcacgTTCTCAGTTATCAATGTGACGCTCCCTGATGAAAAACAGAACTATGTTCATCGAATTGGGAGAGTCGGCAGAGCTGAGAGGTATGTGTGTGTTCAGAGCAGCCACCCAGTGTTCttgatattttttattgttgttgtttcacAAGTTGGCAAGAGTTACTGAAATacatttctccttcccttgtCTTCTAACATTTCAGGATGGGTTTGGCAATCTCCCTtgtggcaaaagaaaaagaaaaggtaattaTACTCCAAAGCAAATATGAACAGACATTATTTACTGAGGTTCTGTCCCCAGCTCCTATCTGACCTTCTTATCCTGcattgaaaaatgctttttttttgtccctgctTAATTAAGGAAAACTTAAATAGATTCCTGAATTCTTTTTCATGCTATAATTAGTCGAAATTAATGTTCTGAACTCTTATTTCATGAAGTTTAGAGGTGGTTTTGCATTAATTCTAGGTTTGGTATCATGTATGCAGTAGTCGTGGAAAAGGGTGTTATAACACTAGACTGAAGGAAGAAGGAGGTTGTACTATATGGTACAATGAGATGCAGGTAAGCATTTTGCTTAAATGTTCCCCAATTCCTCTAAAAGATTCAGGAATAAAGTTCTTGTTTCATCTGTGTAGTTGAAGTACAAATCTAGTCTTAGATTTGTATGTAAACAAAGGTGTTTATAACCTTTGATTCCatttaaagaaattagaaaacttTTCAAGTTATATGTTCTGTAAGTTGTTTAAttataaaagtttattttcatgttcCCAGCCAATGTTGTTGGAGTCTTCCTAATCAAAGTCTGTTAAGATTTAGAGGGTGTTAGTTACACACTTTGTTTAGATGGTTTGTTGCAAAACTGTCACGTAAAACTATTGTTTCTCTAACCTGGAAACAGTTTGCCACTTAAGTAGATTTTCTTTGGGATTTGTATGCCAGCTATGAATGCATGTTAAAAAGCAATACTTCCCTTCTTTCTCTAATAAAGAAGGGCAAATACACCTCATCTGTGCTAAAATAAGATTGGACTGTGAGCTCTGTTATAAAGTAGCCTCATTCATACAAGTAGTGCAGTGTATGAAATAAAGACTTCTGGGTAGGGTAAAATGATACTGAAATTGGAGATGAACTTGTATAGTCTGAGCTAATAAAAATGTGTTAGTCTTCTGTATCTGTGACCAAATTGTTTTGTGTACCATTCctgttcaaacttctcaaaTGTGACTGTTCAGAACACTAGTTTGACTATTCTTGGACCATAAGAGTACTTAaagacttgtttttttttttcctcgtaGTTGCTGGGGGAGATTGAAGAACACTTAAACTGCACTATTGCCCAAGTTGAACCAGACATAAAAGTACCAGTGGATGATTTTGATGGAAAAGTTACATATGGGCAGAAAAGAGCTCTGGGTGGTAAGAATGAGCTACTCTCAAGTTCCCTTGCTATGCAGTGCTCAGTTTCCTGGTTGTCTCTTGTGTAATTACAGAATAATGgactataaataaaaaaaataacagattaTAAATAAATGGATTATAAAAAGCTGCAAGCTCTTTGCTATCTTCTGCATTTGTTACATACAGCCTATGGGTTGTAAGTCGCAATAGTATGTGTATacctgttttggtttgtttgtgctttttttaaaacaaagtaattAACTTTCTGAATGACTGTGGTTGGACATTGTTAGTTCTGCTGGAAAATGGCTTTGAACACATAATTTAGATTGTGTCTCTTTTGGCAGGTGGACTGTATAAAGGCCATGTGGATATTCTGGCACCTACAGTACAAGAGTTGGCTGCCCttgaaaaggaggctcagacaTCTTTCTTGCATCTTGGCTATCTTCCTAACCAGCTGTTCAGAACATTCTGATTGTGCCACACTGGAGAGAAGGATTGAGTTAATAAATGCTCTTccctgcaaatacaaaaatCCCACACTGTCTCTGAGTAGAGGTAGTTAGAAAgtgattaaaattaaatatacttCTTGCATGAGGAACAGAGTGTTCAGCATTGTTAACTCTGAGTTAGCTGTTCtcctaataaaataaaacaagtcaAAGATgtaatggttttgtttggtttttttgctttaaaagatTAATTTGCAGAATCATTCTTTGCATGGTTTGTTAATTTATTGAAGGCACAAGGGTTGTTAGGCAAATATGGGAGGAgagttttatatttctatttatttatgtttaaaattatttaattatttgtgtACTGTAATTTTTCAATGCTGAGCTGACTAAAGATAGATTGATATTAATTCAGACAGCTGTTTATATTTAAGATACTTACtaagaaaaaaccccagatcTCAAGTATGTATTTGAAGCTCTTTGTTATCCTGAACCTCTACATCTAGGCTGATAACTGCATTTTGATTCTCTAGTTCTAGACTTCTCAGTTAATGGTTCTTAAAATTCTGAAATGGATTGTACAATATTGTAGCAATATTGTTACAAAGATTTGTACAATACTCTTGAATTCATAGGGGAATACTATGCGAGTATCAAAGCATTTCATAAAACtacaggaaaagctttttcatgCAGCAGTGTGGGCTGAAGTACCTAATGCCTCTTGTGCTACTTTCAGACAGGTTGAGTTTGTTCAGTTGAAGTTACTGCAGTCTGGCTTGGAAtttctttttagcttttttttctctagtgaTTCTTCTAATGATAATTAGAAATTTCAGTGACTTTGCCTGCAAATTGTCATCCAAATATCTCAGGTCATTGGGAACGCCAGACAACCACAAATCCAAGTAAGCTTTTCCCTTCTTTGTGAAGTCGTCGTCACAGAGCATTCCATGCCCTTGAAAAAGCAGTGACAATCAATTTAAACTCAGGTTGagcaaataattatttatagTGTTACCTGGAGAGGGCAGACTGAGAGACCCAGGGATTGTAATAAACATAGATTTCTCATTAATTTGAACAAAGTACTGCATTTACAGAAATTTGTGATATTACTTGACCCCAAGGAGATGGGAGGTTACATGGTATGCTTATCATTAGAACTTGGGAAGAAAACTTCTATTGTGTTGTATTTGTCTTGTCAGACAAAAGTAATGAAATCTGTCAATCCTAAAtcaatcaaaattaatttattgcaaTGCTTAAAATCATTTAGATGCAGAAGGAATCAGATGATTCATGTTTGCCAGTTGAAGCTGAGATTAAAATCAGTTTCACCTAGTTCAGACATATAtcttgagaaatatttttaaatcacaggGAAGTAGTGGATAGATGGAATTAAAGTCTTAGGAATGTTGATCTTTTTGTTGAAATGTGATATTCCAGATTTGTTACATGTTCCCCACATGCTGATATCTTTCAAGATTTGCTGTTGGGGATCCAAATTTCAGTGAATAATTACAAATCATGACTAATTAGAGACGAAAAAATTatgctaaaaatgaaaattactttagGCATATAACCTAGGTATGCCAATACTTAtctaaaatttgtattttcttggtGCTGGAGCTGAAATTACTACGGTGGCCTGGTGTATACTTGCTTTCAGAAAAGTTTTGCTGATATGCCTTCAAATGTAGTAGCATGAGAGGTACGGGGAAGTTTCTGGTTGAGAGACTTCAAAGGTTGTGTGAGATGTCAGGAACTTAACTGTATCTTGTACTAAATGGCAGAAAATACCAACTGCTGTAATCAGTAATCTCTAGGAAAGCTATTTCGATCAGATGGCATATAAGCTAGCAATTGGTTTGAGGGATCTGGCCTGGGGTTTTGATATTACTTCCAGTTACTGCTGTCTTAAACCATTAAGATGGACTTACTGGAAAACTTGAcctttttttcagaaagcaagtatggctatttaaaaaaaatcttaaaaaccaaaataaaataaaaagttgaaTGAAGTTACACCAAGTTAAGTTCAGACAATTTTCCCTGATATTATATTCCCTGCCTCTTGTTACTTTTATTTGGGAATGAACATGCCTTTACACGTGGTTACAGGAAGTGATAAGCCATATCTAGATAGACTGACATGATTCCAGTTAAAAGCTTTAACTGCCTTTCTTGAGCCAAGCACTGATGTGCTTTCACACCAGTCAAAGCTATGAAGATGTTTTTTGTACTAGATGTTAAAAATCAACAGAtacccaaggaaaaaaaaaaaaatcagcatcagGTGATGTTGTACATCTCATGGAAATACTGCAAGtgattgggggaaaaaaatactctcGTAGAAATCAAGTTACCTAATTTTTGTGTGCATCTCTAAACGTACGTGCCCAGGTAGGCTGTCGGGCACGCGTGTGCTCCGTGCCTGGGCCGTTTCCGAGTGCTCCACTCCACTCGGTCATGCCCGCCTCGTGGTGGTGCTCATGTCCCGCGTATGCCCCTTCCTACACCAGCCTGCTGCTTCCAACTGGGTCAATTAcattctccctctttttttcctctttagaaacaaacaaactccTAAACTAAAAAGAACTTAAAGCTGTTAGAGCTGTTTGTGCGGAAGACAAACTCACAATGAATGGCCCTTGCTTCACTGCCTGACTTCTTGTCGCAGCTTGAATAAACATGCAGTGTGAGCCGTTTGGATTGTTAATCCACTAACTTCTATTTTAAAGGGCTTGTTCCTCGTCTGGGTACAAAGCTAATTCTTGCTACTGTACATGTTAaaactgtgtttattttatttctcagtgcTGATTTCTAGGGCTTGtgaactgaaaacagaaacaaaaaataggCTTTCATCGGTGCCTATGGCAATATTTGTTGCAATTTACTGGCTTTAAAATTGTGTAAGCAAATCCTGTGTAGGCATTCCTGCTGTGCTTCAGCTTTTCTGGCCAAAAAGGAGGAGTGGGAAATTCAAGATTAGCCTgggtaaaatgaaaaaatacgaattctagttttaattttttttttttttttactagttATATTTTAGTAACAGCTATGAAGTTGGCTTAGggagatatttttgtttggtttcttgaGTTTATCACTTGCTTACTGGAACCCCCTTGTTCAATAGCTTTGTATTTTTGTCTAATTTGCTTTAGCACAATGTCTTTGAGAGAGCTCACATTCTTATTGGATGATTAACTATTCATTTATAACTACTAGTAGTaatcttgctttgttttcctttacaCTCCTATAAAGGTTCCTTTTATGGAAGGGAAAAGGATACAGATGGTGTTTGCCACTCAGTGTCCAAACTGTTGAGCTGGGGCCCCCTTTTAGCAAGCTCCAAAGGCAGGAGGGGTTTGCTGGTCTCTTACACTTTAAGTATGGTTCTGTCTTGCTACTGTGAAAGCAGACAAAATTGCTGCTGGCAACACAGACTTGTACTTCAGTCTTCTCATGTTTATGGAATGACACATACAAATAAACGTGCCTGGTCTATTTGAAGAGGTAATTGGCCTGTGGTCACTACCATATGTGAATATCCATATAACGTATTAAGCTGGGCTCCTGCTTAAGCCAGTTAGCAAAATAGCTGCATCTCAAGTAGATTAGGTATATgtaagaaggaggaaaaatgggtAGAGATTCAAAGGATGAATTTTACCAAGAAGTGTGTAGCCTGCTGCCTTGCCCCTCTGTAGCTAGGGAAAAGTGTAACATCTAGGGACATTTTGATAAACCCTTTGTCGCTGCAATTACACCACCTCTTGCCTGTTGACAAAATGAAGTTGTACAAGAGGTGAGAGAGATCGAACCCTGTCTTGTGTAAGGAGCTCTCTGATAATACTTTTTCTACGCtttgtttaaaagcaaaaagttGCTACATTTAAGAGTTGCTACTTATTGCAGTAACTAATGCATTTAGTAAAGGATGAGCAGGGTCTTcattatttcttattaaaatttGTCCAAAACTCACTGTGCTTCTTGCAGTGATTTTTGTCTATATCTCttgatttcttaaaaatgtgtcCAGATCCACAGATGGAAAAACTGAGGTAAAGACATGTAGCAATCTGCTGAATGTCAGCCAAGACTGGCAAGAATTGTCATAATATCTTTAAAGGCAGCAGTAATATGTTAAATGCTGTTTCAAGATACTCAGCATGTGAATGAATGAGTCTTTTTCATAATGATTGTTATTATGGGAGAACATAAAGGTACATTCATGAAGTGTATCCCATGACTGCTGAGAACTGCTGCTTACTGGAGTGCTTAGGGTGCGTAGCAGAAAATTTCTCTTGTCCTGAAGGGATTTTCTTGATTTAATatttagcagaaaaattaaaaatacaaacaattaACTTAATACATGGAGAACAGATTGCTAGAATTCAGATTCTAGCTAACATTGAGATAACACTGTTGTGGGTGACAGGATAATCTTGCCTCTCCAGAAATTACAGGACTCCTTTCTGTAGGTGTTATGCTGGACCTGCCAGTGCTGGACAGAAAATTCAGGTACCCTGTATAAACAGCATGAAGAGCTTGTGTTTAGACAACTTTAACCATCCTCTGTGTAAAATAGAGCTGAATTTAAAAACTCTTAACACATATGGAAACATCATAGTACTTACATTTCCTAAACTGTGTTGCCTCTTCAGTTTGCTGTCTTTGGAGAGCACTAAAATATTGTGGATTGTCCAGTGGTAACTTCCTTCTGTTTGTTGATTGTTGCAATACACAAAATTCATAGAAGTTTTGGATGGTATCAATTAAAACCATCCTTCCAGAGATGCCTTGTTGGGAACTAGCATCCTTTTAACAAGAGCTGTAATTGTGTTAGAATTAGTTCTTGTATGAGTAACGAAGAATATCATGTAGGATAACAATGTAATAACAGAAATTACATCCAAATTGCTTTCAGTGGCATTTCTGAATCTCTGGTGTATATCAGTATGACAAGTAGCCACTCTGTTATTTAGGTTTTAAGCAATGTGTTctgttctattctattctacTAAAAAactttcatgattttttttttattattgcagTTCCACTGaacaataataatatttttaatgaagtgaTTCAAAATAAGAAGTAGAGAATTGTTAGTATACAGGAAATGAAGTTATGCTTTCACCAGCCCTGTACCAAATGCAGTAATAGGTTTAAGGGGTTTTTACTGAGTCTTaacctttaaaaacaaaaaaaaaaccaacttgcACTGCTCTTCCTTATAACAAGAATTTAAGCTGTGTTTGGCTGAAATagttaaaaataagttttacaaAAAGATAGTCTGTTCACCTCAAAGCACTGATCTTTTGTGGTATTTCTAATGGTCTAAAAAGTGAGAACAgaatttaaattcagttttaaa
Coding sequences:
- the DDX1 gene encoding ATP-dependent RNA helicase DDX1, yielding MAAFSEMGVMPEIAQAVEEMDWLLPTDIQAESIPLILGGGDVLMAAETGSGKTGAFSIPVIQIVYETLKDQMEGKKGKATIKTGGAVLNKWQMNPYDRGSAFAIGSDGLCCQSREIKEWHGCRATRGVTKGKYYYEVSCHDQGLCRVGWSTMQASLDLGTDKFGFGFGGTGKKSHNKQFDSYGEEFTMHDTIGCYLDTEKGQIKFSKNGKDLGLAFEIPPHIRNQALFAACVLKNAELKFNFGEEDFKYPPKDGYVGLCKAPEGSVVKSQHSGNAQVVQAQNLPNAPKALIVEPSRELAEQTLNNVKQFKKYVDNPKLRELLIIGGVAARDQLSVLEQGVDIVVGTPGRLDDLVSTGKINLSQVRFLVLDEADGLLLQGYSDFINRIHSQIPQITSDGKRLQVIVCSATLHSFDVKKLSEKIMHFPTWVDLKGEDSVPETVHHVVVPVNPKADKLWERLGKNHIRTDEVHAKDNTRPGANTPEMWSEAIKILKGEYTVRAIKEHKMDQAIIFCRTKIDCDNMEQYFIQQGGGPDRKGHQFSCVCLHGDRKPQERKQNLERFKRGDVRFLICTDVAARGIDIHGVPYVINVTLPDEKQNYVHRIGRVGRAERMGLAISLVAKEKEKVWYHVCSSRGKGCYNTRLKEEGGCTIWYNEMQLLGEIEEHLNCTIAQVEPDIKVPVDDFDGKVTYGQKRALGGGLYKGHVDILAPTVQELAALEKEAQTSFLHLGYLPNQLFRTF